In one Thermaerobacter sp. PB12/4term genomic region, the following are encoded:
- a CDS encoding nucleoside recognition domain-containing protein, which produces MWLLDAIVDGIGEGILLLLRIGLFVAPVLILLEWARLTGRLDRITHRLEPVCRRLGLAPELAPSLTVGAVLGVILGSGVVLETTRDRPVARDQVTLLFVFVGIFHAMFEETAAIFAFGGNGLIMVTTRFAFGLAAFWVYRRWLALRPAALGGPVLAPQPARHRG; this is translated from the coding sequence ATGTGGCTTCTGGATGCCATCGTCGATGGGATCGGTGAGGGGATCCTGCTCCTGCTGCGGATTGGCCTCTTCGTTGCCCCGGTGCTGATCCTGCTGGAGTGGGCGCGGCTGACAGGCCGGCTCGACCGGATCACCCATCGCCTGGAACCCGTCTGCCGCCGCCTGGGACTCGCTCCCGAGCTGGCCCCTTCGTTGACGGTGGGCGCCGTGCTGGGGGTCATCCTGGGGTCCGGCGTGGTGCTGGAGACCACCCGCGACCGGCCGGTGGCCCGGGATCAGGTCACGTTGCTGTTCGTCTTCGTGGGCATCTTTCACGCCATGTTCGAGGAGACCGCGGCCATCTTTGCCTTCGGCGGCAACGGGCTCATCATGGTGACCACCCGGTTTGCCTTCGGCCTTGCCGCCTTCTGGGTGTACCGGCGCTGGCTCGCCCTGCGGCCGGCGGCCCTGGGCGGGCCGGTTCTCGCCCCCCAGCCGGCGCGGCACCGGGGCTAG
- a CDS encoding carbon monoxide dehydrogenase subunit G has product MQVAGSQKIAAPVETVWACLNDQDVLARCTPGCKQLTRVAEDRYEAELELGIAAIRGRYRGRIAIEDKEPPTRYRLNIEGEGGPGFVRASLVLDLEPQGDGTLLKYHGEAQVGGPVASIGQRVLGGVAKMIMGQFFGGLAREIEQRKAG; this is encoded by the coding sequence ATGCAGGTTGCCGGAAGCCAGAAGATCGCCGCACCCGTGGAGACCGTCTGGGCATGCCTCAATGACCAGGACGTCCTCGCCCGGTGCACGCCCGGCTGCAAGCAGCTGACCCGGGTGGCTGAAGACCGTTACGAAGCCGAACTGGAACTGGGCATCGCGGCCATCCGCGGCCGGTACAGGGGCCGCATCGCCATCGAGGACAAGGAACCGCCGACCCGCTACCGCCTGAACATCGAGGGAGAAGGCGGGCCCGGCTTCGTGCGGGCCTCCCTGGTGCTCGACCTGGAACCCCAGGGCGATGGGACCCTGCTGAAGTACCACGGCGAAGCGCAGGTGGGCGGGCCGGTGGCCAGCATCGGCCAGCGGGTGCTGGGCGGCGTGGCGAAGATGATCATGGGCCAGTTCTTCGGCGGCCTGGCGCGGGAGATCGAACAGCGGAAGGCCGGCTGA
- a CDS encoding XdhC family protein: MRDVLDRVVEWLGAGRNVALATVVEVIRKAPRDAGTTMAVNDRGEVAGSVSGGCVEPAVIEVAREVLAAGRPRLVTFGISDDDAFEVGLSCGGTIRVWVEPARGPWPGVARELQKALAAGKAVALARVLGAAAGDGAGAQGAEPVPSDAVVLFEEAEPGGPARIVAGSSGDPGLDGELARRAGALLGRAEAAREQLAGADVFIQPFAPPPVLYVIGAVHPAAALAEAGRFLGYRVVVCDPRSPFATPERIPAAHAIVRQWPDEYLSGVRITPRDAVCVLTHDLKFDVPALLAALRSPAGYIGVMGSRRTHERRLAALREAGVGEDALKRLHAPIGLDIGARTPEEMAVAIMAEIIACRRTNRPQGPASIPAGAAGGRGAAGGAV, encoded by the coding sequence ATGCGCGACGTGCTGGACCGGGTGGTGGAGTGGCTCGGCGCGGGCCGGAACGTGGCCCTGGCCACGGTGGTCGAGGTGATCCGCAAGGCACCGCGGGACGCGGGGACCACCATGGCCGTTAACGACCGCGGCGAGGTCGCCGGCTCGGTATCGGGCGGCTGCGTCGAGCCCGCGGTCATCGAGGTGGCCCGGGAGGTGCTGGCTGCCGGCCGGCCGCGCCTCGTCACCTTCGGCATCTCCGATGACGACGCCTTCGAAGTGGGCTTGAGCTGCGGCGGCACCATCCGCGTGTGGGTCGAACCGGCCCGCGGGCCGTGGCCGGGGGTGGCCCGCGAGCTGCAGAAAGCACTGGCGGCCGGGAAGGCGGTGGCCCTGGCGCGGGTGCTCGGTGCCGCGGCGGGGGACGGCGCCGGGGCGCAGGGCGCGGAGCCGGTGCCGTCCGATGCGGTGGTGCTGTTCGAGGAGGCCGAGCCCGGCGGCCCGGCGCGGATTGTGGCCGGTTCGTCCGGCGATCCCGGTCTTGACGGGGAGCTGGCCCGGCGGGCAGGAGCGCTCCTGGGCCGGGCCGAGGCCGCCCGGGAGCAGCTGGCCGGGGCGGACGTGTTCATCCAGCCCTTCGCGCCGCCGCCGGTGCTCTACGTCATCGGAGCGGTGCACCCCGCCGCCGCCCTGGCGGAGGCGGGCCGGTTCCTGGGATACCGGGTCGTCGTCTGCGACCCGCGGTCGCCTTTTGCTACCCCGGAGCGGATCCCCGCGGCCCACGCCATCGTCCGCCAGTGGCCCGACGAGTACCTGAGCGGTGTCCGGATCACGCCGCGGGATGCGGTCTGCGTCCTCACCCACGATCTGAAGTTCGATGTTCCCGCCCTGCTGGCGGCCCTCCGTTCCCCCGCAGGCTACATCGGTGTCATGGGGAGCCGGCGAACCCATGAACGCCGCCTGGCGGCCCTGCGGGAGGCGGGCGTTGGCGAAGACGCCCTGAAGCGGCTGCACGCGCCCATCGGCCTCGACATCGGTGCCCGCACGCCGGAGGAGATGGCGGTGGCCATCATGGCCGAGATCATCGCCTGCCGCCGGACGAACCGGCCCCAGGGCCCTGCATCCATCCCCGCGGGGGCGGCCGGCGGCCGGGGCGCAGCCGGCGGGGCGGTCTGA
- a CDS encoding metal-dependent hydrolase → MSHKLRWLGHAGWELTTAGGKVILFDPWINGNPKAAARIEDLKADYILITHDHFDHASDVVAVQKQTGATVIFQPETAARYQKEGLPGDKCIGMNIGGSVELGGIVVTMTEAYHSSETGEPAGYIVTLEDGKRVYNAGDTGIHCNMATWAELYPLDVAILPIGSHFTMDPRQAAHALTFLKPRLAVPQHYGTFPLLVQSADDFVRFARQKAPGVEVMVLEPGGSFEF, encoded by the coding sequence ATGTCCCACAAGCTTCGCTGGCTAGGCCATGCCGGCTGGGAGCTGACCACGGCCGGCGGCAAGGTCATCCTGTTCGACCCCTGGATCAACGGCAACCCCAAGGCTGCAGCCCGCATCGAAGACCTGAAGGCCGACTACATCCTGATCACCCACGACCACTTCGACCATGCCAGCGACGTGGTGGCCGTCCAGAAGCAGACCGGCGCCACGGTGATCTTCCAGCCCGAGACCGCCGCGCGGTACCAGAAGGAAGGCCTGCCCGGGGACAAGTGCATCGGGATGAACATCGGCGGCTCGGTGGAGCTGGGCGGCATCGTGGTCACCATGACCGAGGCCTATCACTCCAGCGAGACCGGCGAGCCGGCCGGGTACATCGTCACCCTGGAGGACGGCAAGCGGGTCTACAACGCCGGTGATACAGGGATCCACTGCAACATGGCCACCTGGGCCGAACTGTATCCCCTGGACGTGGCCATCCTGCCCATCGGCAGCCACTTCACCATGGACCCGCGGCAGGCGGCCCACGCCCTGACCTTCCTCAAGCCCCGGCTGGCCGTCCCCCAGCACTACGGCACCTTCCCGCTGCTGGTGCAGAGCGCCGACGACTTCGTCCGCTTCGCCCGGCAGAAGGCGCCCGGGGTCGAGGTCATGGTGCTGGAGCCGGGCGGAAGCTTCGAGTTCTAA
- a CDS encoding NAD-dependent deacylase, giving the protein MERRRTEPPGLKPGDPVAELARLLEQHRGRAVALTGAGVSVASGIPAFRGRDGLWSRFDPEEFAHIDAFRRDPERVWSMLDELYDALAEARPNRAHQALARLEEMGCLRAVITQNIDGLHQAAGSRNVIELHGNFRRVVCMDCGSRYAAESVRRLAGLPGGGGHRCWCGGWLKPDIVFFGEELPQYAFLQAWAEVQTAGLLLVVGTSAEVEPAASLPRWARKAGAVLAEVNPHPALDAEVVVAAPAEQALPAVVHRLEAEGGTAACGEPVVVPG; this is encoded by the coding sequence ATGGAACGGCGCCGGACCGAACCGCCGGGCCTCAAGCCCGGGGACCCGGTCGCCGAGCTGGCTCGCCTGCTGGAACAGCACCGCGGGCGGGCCGTCGCCCTGACGGGGGCGGGGGTGTCGGTGGCCAGCGGCATCCCCGCCTTCCGCGGCCGCGACGGCCTGTGGAGCCGGTTCGACCCGGAAGAGTTTGCCCACATCGATGCCTTCCGCCGGGACCCGGAGCGCGTCTGGTCCATGCTGGACGAGCTTTACGACGCCCTGGCGGAAGCCCGCCCCAACCGGGCCCATCAGGCCCTGGCGCGGCTTGAGGAAATGGGCTGCCTCCGGGCCGTGATCACCCAGAACATCGACGGCCTGCACCAGGCGGCCGGCAGCCGGAACGTCATCGAGCTGCACGGGAACTTCCGGCGCGTGGTGTGCATGGACTGCGGGAGCCGCTACGCGGCCGAGAGCGTGCGGCGGCTGGCGGGACTGCCGGGCGGTGGCGGCCACCGCTGCTGGTGCGGGGGCTGGTTGAAGCCTGACATCGTCTTCTTCGGCGAGGAACTGCCCCAGTATGCCTTCCTCCAGGCGTGGGCGGAGGTTCAGACGGCCGGCCTTCTGCTGGTGGTGGGCACCTCCGCCGAGGTCGAACCGGCCGCCAGCCTGCCCCGCTGGGCGCGCAAGGCGGGGGCCGTGCTGGCCGAGGTCAACCCGCACCCGGCCCTGGATGCCGAGGTGGTGGTGGCGGCCCCGGCCGAGCAGGCGCTGCCGGCGGTGGTCCACCGGCTGGAGGCAGAGGGGGGCACCGCGGCTTGCGGGGAGCCGGTGGTGGTGCCGGGTTAG
- a CDS encoding FAD-binding oxidoreductase, which produces MDGEGSRGTEPVALPEALRRELCDLVGAHHVSVDPHDLEWAAMDFAGGYRLGRTGRQARRPLAVVRPGDTGEVRQLVLWAERHRIPLVPRGGGTGVMGSAVPQQPAVVVDLTRLDDVVVHPDDLLAEAGAGATLAAVDAALRRHGLALAHDPWSVGIATVGGAIGTDGVGYLAGRWGSMGQQVVALEVVLPGGQVVRTRPVPKPPAGPDLRALFAGSQGTLGIVTRAWIRAVGVPEVMLFRSYRFRGFDPGFEAVRAMWRAGVIPDLLDFTDDVPAAVELEPGYEDDLGRTGLLHLGFFGLAEEARGRAAAAARIARQFDARDLGDEPARRFWERRHEIAEEFALPVVQARDARRRWQQGAFDYINLALPASQVIPFRREALARIAQDPRFRAGETGLWGRPEVFSLLVSAAAGEAGGDAWEVAWTAEDAAAMEALMHDLLRMAQARGGNMECLHGTGLKLLPLLADEYGPALDVIRKIKGALDPLDLMNPGKWGEPMVTRPAAGEPLSPAVHPGWTSRA; this is translated from the coding sequence ATGGATGGCGAGGGTTCCCGTGGGACGGAACCGGTTGCCTTACCCGAAGCGCTGCGTCGAGAACTTTGCGACCTGGTGGGAGCCCACCACGTGAGCGTCGACCCCCACGACCTGGAATGGGCTGCCATGGACTTCGCCGGCGGCTACCGGCTCGGACGAACGGGCCGGCAGGCCCGCCGCCCGCTGGCGGTGGTGCGCCCCGGTGACACCGGGGAGGTCCGGCAACTGGTCCTCTGGGCGGAGCGCCACCGCATCCCTCTGGTGCCCCGCGGCGGCGGCACCGGGGTGATGGGTTCGGCGGTTCCGCAGCAGCCGGCGGTGGTGGTCGACCTGACTCGGTTGGACGACGTGGTGGTTCATCCTGACGACCTGCTGGCCGAGGCCGGCGCCGGTGCGACCCTGGCCGCCGTCGATGCGGCCCTGCGGCGCCACGGCCTGGCCCTGGCCCACGACCCCTGGAGCGTGGGCATCGCCACCGTGGGCGGCGCCATCGGCACCGACGGGGTCGGCTACCTGGCCGGTCGCTGGGGCAGCATGGGCCAGCAGGTGGTGGCCCTGGAGGTGGTGCTGCCCGGCGGGCAGGTGGTGCGGACCCGGCCTGTACCCAAGCCTCCGGCGGGTCCCGACCTGCGGGCGCTCTTCGCCGGCAGCCAGGGGACCCTGGGCATCGTCACCCGGGCCTGGATCCGGGCCGTGGGCGTGCCGGAGGTCATGCTCTTCCGCAGTTACCGCTTCCGGGGCTTCGACCCCGGCTTTGAAGCCGTGCGGGCCATGTGGCGGGCCGGGGTCATCCCGGATCTGCTCGACTTCACCGACGATGTGCCTGCAGCGGTAGAGCTGGAGCCGGGTTACGAGGACGACCTAGGGCGCACGGGGCTTCTGCACCTGGGGTTCTTCGGGCTGGCTGAGGAAGCCCGCGGCCGGGCCGCGGCGGCCGCCCGCATCGCCCGCCAGTTCGACGCCCGGGACCTGGGGGACGAACCGGCCCGCCGGTTCTGGGAGCGGCGCCACGAAATCGCCGAAGAATTCGCCCTGCCCGTGGTGCAGGCCCGGGATGCCCGGAGGCGCTGGCAGCAGGGCGCCTTTGACTACATCAATCTCGCTTTGCCGGCCAGCCAGGTCATCCCCTTCCGGCGCGAGGCCCTGGCCCGCATCGCCCAGGACCCCCGCTTCCGCGCCGGAGAGACGGGCTTGTGGGGCCGCCCTGAAGTGTTCTCCTTGCTGGTCAGCGCCGCGGCCGGAGAGGCGGGCGGGGACGCCTGGGAGGTCGCGTGGACGGCCGAGGATGCGGCGGCCATGGAGGCCCTGATGCACGATCTGCTGCGCATGGCCCAGGCCCGGGGCGGCAACATGGAGTGCCTCCACGGCACGGGGCTGAAGCTGCTGCCGCTGCTGGCCGACGAGTACGGGCCGGCGCTGGACGTGATCCGCAAGATCAAGGGGGCCCTGGATCCCCTCGACCTGATGAACCCGGGCAAGTGGGGCGAGCCCATGGTGACCCGTCCGGCCGCCGGCGAGCCCCTCAGCCCGGCGGTGCACCCCGGCTGGACCAGCCGGGCGTGA
- a CDS encoding DinB family protein: MSSVRPSLALLRVQDLDRSVRFYRQLGFRICTYDPEAGVAVVDPVDGHPFTLALPGVDATPWLHEVFEELVEGRQLYLGAPGGNLEAFLHRLRDQGLPVPPPEQAPDGSLVLGLQDPDGHRLSFWQGPEWTDEELLVIYTSAPDRLSQALAGLTDDQLDLARAPGKWTIRQIVHHIADSDASSLIRILMCLAEPGRPYNNNPYDQDIWVERLDHAHRPIEPSLALIASIRHHVAALVRHRPEALDGAVEPTLGAPMTARELIAMLASHALHHIAQIAETRRVHGLG, encoded by the coding sequence ATGTCGTCTGTTCGGCCGTCCCTGGCGCTGCTGCGCGTCCAGGACCTGGACCGGTCGGTCCGTTTCTACCGGCAACTGGGCTTCCGCATCTGCACCTACGATCCCGAAGCGGGCGTCGCTGTGGTCGACCCGGTCGATGGGCATCCCTTCACCCTGGCGTTGCCCGGCGTCGACGCCACACCCTGGCTCCATGAGGTCTTTGAAGAACTGGTCGAAGGCCGGCAGCTCTATCTGGGGGCTCCCGGAGGCAACCTGGAGGCATTTCTGCACAGGCTGCGCGATCAGGGCCTGCCGGTTCCACCGCCGGAGCAGGCGCCGGACGGGAGCCTTGTCCTCGGGCTGCAAGATCCCGACGGTCACCGGCTGTCCTTCTGGCAGGGGCCGGAATGGACCGATGAGGAGTTGCTGGTCATCTACACCAGCGCGCCCGATCGCCTCAGCCAAGCCCTTGCCGGCCTGACCGACGACCAGCTGGACCTGGCCCGGGCCCCCGGCAAGTGGACGATCCGGCAGATCGTCCACCACATCGCCGATTCCGATGCATCAAGTCTGATCCGCATCTTGATGTGCCTGGCCGAGCCGGGCCGCCCGTACAACAACAACCCCTATGACCAGGACATCTGGGTCGAGCGCCTGGACCACGCCCACCGGCCCATCGAGCCGTCCCTCGCCCTGATCGCTTCCATCCGCCACCACGTGGCGGCCCTGGTGCGTCACCGGCCGGAAGCGCTGGACGGCGCCGTGGAGCCGACCCTGGGTGCTCCCATGACGGCTCGCGAACTGATTGCCATGCTGGCCAGCCATGCCTTGCACCACATTGCCCAGATTGCCGAAACACGGCGAGTCCACGGCCTGGGCTAA
- a CDS encoding prephenate dehydratase — translation MDPSALMLSVAFQGERGAFSEAAVRAYFGPDAEPVPCPAFADAFDRLVAGAVAAAMLPVENSYAGDVGEVYDLLRRYPVRVRGELQLPVRHCLLALPGTRLGDLRAVRSHPQALAQCREFLHRHGLIAEPAYDTAAAARQVAEAGRRDLAAIASHQAAVHYGLEVLAEDIQDSAGNVTRFFHLERAVPGDEPAPAAAGPRKGGQRAEPAAPTPAAARPAAPVPTGAAPASLAPAAPLAARLPGQGGPSTQGPQVNPQGPLAGPQRPQASLPLVPEASPRLVPVGVKTSLLFVGEDRPGALYRCLGAFARREINLTKLTARPERGGSWQYMFFADLEGSLDEPRVQAAVEELRRQATYVRVMGSYGVWQALDR, via the coding sequence GTGGATCCTTCCGCCTTGATGCTGTCCGTCGCCTTTCAGGGCGAGCGGGGTGCCTTCAGCGAAGCGGCGGTTCGGGCCTATTTCGGACCGGATGCCGAGCCCGTGCCCTGCCCGGCCTTCGCCGACGCCTTCGACCGCCTGGTGGCGGGGGCCGTCGCGGCCGCCATGCTGCCGGTGGAAAACTCCTACGCCGGCGACGTGGGCGAGGTGTACGACCTGCTGCGCCGGTACCCCGTGCGGGTCCGGGGTGAGCTGCAGCTGCCCGTCCGCCACTGCCTGCTGGCGCTACCCGGCACCCGGCTCGGCGACCTGCGGGCCGTCCGGTCCCATCCCCAGGCCCTGGCCCAGTGCCGCGAGTTCCTCCACCGCCACGGCCTCATCGCCGAACCGGCCTACGATACCGCCGCCGCAGCCAGGCAAGTGGCGGAAGCCGGGCGCCGGGACCTGGCGGCCATCGCCTCCCACCAGGCCGCCGTCCACTACGGTCTTGAGGTGCTGGCCGAAGACATTCAGGACTCGGCCGGCAACGTGACCCGGTTCTTCCACCTGGAACGGGCCGTCCCAGGGGACGAACCGGCCCCGGCCGCGGCCGGTCCCCGCAAAGGGGGCCAGAGGGCCGAGCCGGCGGCCCCGACGCCGGCGGCCGCGAGACCGGCGGCCCCCGTTCCCACCGGCGCCGCGCCCGCGAGCCTCGCACCGGCGGCGCCCCTGGCCGCGAGGCTGCCCGGTCAGGGTGGGCCTTCCACCCAGGGACCCCAGGTCAACCCGCAAGGACCTCTCGCCGGTCCGCAACGACCTCAGGCCAGCCTGCCGCTGGTCCCGGAGGCCAGCCCGCGGCTGGTCCCAGTCGGGGTGAAGACCTCCCTGCTCTTCGTCGGCGAAGATCGGCCCGGGGCCCTGTACCGCTGCCTGGGCGCCTTCGCCCGGCGGGAGATCAACCTGACCAAGCTCACAGCCCGCCCGGAGCGGGGCGGATCCTGGCAGTACATGTTCTTCGCCGACCTCGAGGGAAGTCTCGATGAGCCGCGGGTTCAGGCGGCGGTTGAAGAACTGCGGCGACAGGCGACCTACGTCCGCGTCATGGGCAGCTACGGCGTGTGGCAAGCCCTGGACCGCTGA